The Silurus meridionalis isolate SWU-2019-XX chromosome 26, ASM1480568v1, whole genome shotgun sequence region AATTGATGATGGATGCCCCCTGGTGGTCTGGAGGAGGAGTATCAGGTTCAAGTTGTGACAGCTGTATTCAATTTCTAAAATTGTAACTCTTGCTTGTCTACTATTATGTCACCCTAAGTAAAAAGAGACTCTTTAAATTGAGGCACACCAACTTTTACACAATCACCCAGGATTTaagctgcattaaaaaaactaatacattttttattgcttaaaaataagaaattaatgtgtatattatacGTATCCATATTTTAATTAAGAAGCAATATTAGATATTGTTAACTGTATACATGACACATTATAAATAGGAAATACGTTTTCCTAacaacaaaataatgtttttacagtAGAAATGATTCAAATCAATTGTGCTAATAGTGTTTTGGAAAGAAACCCATAAACATAAGTAATAACATTGAAAATCCAAAACTGGAACATTCAAGTCTTGAGGgtgaaaataacattttctgGCGCTCATTCACATAATTTATTCTgttatcattttaaacagttattaattttattagtttatttgcaTACTTATTATACCAGTctcataagcacacacacacacacacgcacgcacgcacgcacgcaccaatgcatgcacgcacgcatgcacgcggacaaacacacacacacacacacacacacacacacacacacacacacacacacacacacacacacacacacacagtgaaacaacATAGTGTCAGTGGAGAAAACTCTGGACTGTTGAGttgttagtcaagtcaagtcaagaagcttttattgtcatttcaaccatataaagctgacgcagtacatagtgaaatgaaacaacgttcctccagaacccagaaaaagaaacacagggctaaggactagtaagtttCCTCACCACAtgaagtgcatgtgtgcaacctggtgcaaacaaccacaagacaacacaggacagtgctagacaatacacaaaagacaaaatagctctgccagtaaacctgttgtaaagagacaaagtgaacagtagcaaaaatgtaaacaaaatgttgtgcaaaagagcaaatagcagcaatccagaaaagatgtgatttagaaagaaagaagagatgtgataccggtctgtagtttttgatgtctgatggatccagagcaggtttcttcaagatgggaatgacccttgcttgcttgaaggtagttggtacatagtcagatgttaatgacccattgatgattgtggagatgaagggcaagagatcttgtgtgatggtctgaagcatagttgaagggattggatccagaggacaggtggtgggattgcaagtttggatgacttgcagtatctcatcttctgttaagattgagaagcttgacagagacgtagtaAATTGTTGGCAATTAGCACTGCTTCAAtggagatatttttttatatttatttctgaatatatttattttaaaatttatgtaatgttttttgttttaacctAACTGGTTCTTCATTATAAACGTATAACTTTAGGCAGTTGTGCTCTGCATAACCTAGGTTTGCCCTTTGTAGTGTGATTTTCATAGTTGTATCTTTTATAACACTAGTTGTTTGTGGCAGAATCTGTATATAAAGAGAGAATAATATTGGGCttaaaagtgaaacttgtaggCATGTTGTGCTATGGTTTAATGTagtatacaatataataaaaatctatatttttatgTAGCATGCTGTCTTTTCACACTTATTTTGTTCTAACATTCTAACATCTGAGGCCCTACTGTTAAAAGATGAATACAAACATCACTGGGAGAGCAGGACCATTGAGGAAATTAATTGTGCCGGAGCTTCTGGCAGCTTTATAAGCTATGGCATGCGTGGTGAAGCACCATATTCATCAAACCACCAAGAGAATTCACTCTTTAAACTATTTTCAGGGTGATGTCAGGCTAAAGACTGGGCAATTGTTGATTGTTTCTGGGGCAATGCCACGTATTGACTTCACATTGACAAGATATCGCAGGCCTGTATCATAAAGTTCCATGACTGAATGAATTGGATcgatttggataaaaaaaaaaaggtttcattgAATTTAACTTTTGTTCTGATATTCTacaaataataacataaaatgtaaCAACAAAGAATAACAACATTCAGGTGATAGTCATATTAATTAGTATCACATTGCAGAATACATTTTGAGATATTATTACTTTGTTGTAGATCTAGAAATAGGatctaaaaatcttttttttaaagtatttaccAAAAACACAGCCAGGTGCTTTGcctattatttattaatgacacacaattatataggttttattacattaaaaatttataaataatacaatgcaGTTCTGCATACCAATTTGCTTTaacaacgtaaaaaaaaaaggacaccattttcacatatatatttgtacatGTATAAACAATTACAACAATTCATAGACATTTTTCGTCTGCATGTTGCACTGAGGATCTGAGTTTAGGCCTGTGAggttttgtaaatgtatattttggcATGTTTATCATGAATGGTACACTTCACATTAAGGTTTCctttacataataatattatttacctCATTTGTTGAAATGGacacataaaatattaataaagtttACCGTTAACACCTtcacaacattttttataaatgttcctTAACTGTGTTGAGAAATGTTGGTATAAACTAATCTATTCATCATGTCTTTAAAagtttacattattataattttggcAAACAGCCTTATCCAAGGCATCTTGCAATGATCTGATATATAGAATCATAGGTTAGGGTTCTTGCACAAATGCCCAGCAGGGCAGAttggtggggctgggatttgaactcatgaccttctgatcccaAGTCCAATGCTCAACCACTAACCTAAAACTATTATTGTTAATGTAGATGCTGAATAATCATTTTCAAATAATATTTGCTCATAACTGTTAAGTTCCTGATTAGTTTTATGTTAATTCAGGCCACTTTAATGTAAAGCAGTACCATTATGGATTCTTGTGCATACTAATAAATGTACATTGGCATAAGATTTATTTCTGCACATCATCTGTAACCCAGCCACTACTGCAGGAGCAGTGTTATGGGTGCTAGGCACGCCTGTGTTTACAAGTGTGGTCCATGCTGCGGCAGTAACAGAAGGCTTTGAAAAAGCGGCAATAGCAGGTATCACACGAGTCGCAGCAGGGCAGCTGGTGGCCCAGGCATGACTGCTGGTGTGGAATACAGCGGCCTGGTGAACGTGTGCCTCTCCTTTGGAGCTGTACAGCATCTGCCATATCCTGTGGATACTGAAAGGTCAgctttatcttatcttatcttatcttattgtACTTAACAAAAGTTGCACAACTGACCCTGGTCATCTTTAAAAAGATTATATTGAATACACTTAAATTGATATAAAGGAATAATGATTATACATGCTATTTATTCAAGTAGACATACCAAGCTTCATTTTAATATACCTCATGTTAAAACACACAGATTTGtatacaaatacacagaaagCACAGattaagtaataaaatactTGAGAACATTTTACAGGTTTGTTCTTCACACTGTGTATTACTTAGCGCAGTGGATCTGGTTCATGTCATTCATCTGATTTTTCCGATGCAGACTAATTAGTGTCTATTGTATGGTTTGGGATGCAAATTTAAGATTAATCATCATGGTGGAAAAAGCAAGCTATGAAATGTTATTTAtgaaatttaaattattatactctataaaaatgtattatagaaTAGCTgctaatacaaataaattcagCAATAAATTCTAAGTAGCAGCTATTATTCCTAAAAGCTAATTTGTTAATTAGCAAATAAATTTGAGCTATTACGAGTACAAATATGTGATTTCTTGACTGTGAATttaagtgagaaatgtacagggaGGTCCAGTTACTTAAGCAGGCTTAggctgattttattattatcaactATAACTGATCTCACCACATGACAACAACAagctcctttctttctttctgtatcaCTCTCACCATCACTGATCACAGGCtttcttgacacacacacacacacacacacacacacacacacacacacacacacacacacacacaaacaacaacaatactaatactacttcttctactactactaccactactactactactactactactactactactactaataataataataataataataataataagaagaagaagaagaagaagaagcagaagttgaaaaaagaagaagaggaagtgaGGGAATtgaatgtgtgtctgtgcatcAGTACATGATCAATATTGTGGGCTCTCTGTGCCTGTTAAAATGCACTTTATTACTAAAGCAACCCTCTGTCGCTAAACAGTAAAGAGTGCATAAGGATTAAGTGAAAATTACGCCTACCTCATCATAAGAAACAGGATCCACCATCAGCTGTTCCTCCATTGAATCAATTCGAAGTTGTACCGTGTCCACTGCAGGAGCTGAATCTTGTACAGCTATACAAAAGAAATCATGAGTGTCAGTCTGTAATAGTACTTCAGTAGGAGTACTtagctgtatttttatttaaaacggCATTTTCACTTCAGCAATATGctggaaaagtttttttatagttttaaggCAGTTCTTAACTTCATGAGACATTCCTTAACATATATAACAAAACTCAATGCTAGTAAGcccttcaaaaaaataaatgtatacacataATTGCTCCTTGTacaaaatatgctgaaatatgTCACTTACAAATGCCAGGGAAAAACGAGGTATCTGTCCTCCTCAGGCTCGGATGCGAGACCTCCAGGCGGTTAGTACGGACAAGACCTGACGCCACACGGACAGTGCTGAGACTCAACCAGCCGAAGATCATGACATTCAACATGACCACTTAGTCACAAATGTTTCCTCTACACTGTCAGCAGGCTGCCTATTCACTGTATTGAGACGAAGTTTTAGAGGCAAAGGACAGTCATCAAAATCAGAATTTCATGCTCTAATGGACAGCTACAATTTGCAGTAATGAGAAAAACTCCATGACGATGCCAATGACCTCATTATTATCTATCCATATGTAATGCATCTAGTGTGAAGCCACTGTAAAAAGATACTTTAAAATTTATGCTTAGCAGACTGAAATTAGCTAATTGTGTCTGGGGTCTAAATTTATCAGCCATGTAATTTAACCCAGGACAATAAAAAGCCAGTTTACTGCAAGAAATGTTTTTCACCTATATATCATGTCTACCAACTGACAAAAGTAAGCCAGAAGCTATGtgccaggtgttttttttttatgcctgttAATGCgtctatataaatgtatatgtgttAGCGTGTATGTGGTGATCTTGCCTACCTGCAGAGTTCTTCACCCCTGGTTCAGGGTGTGTACCCAACTCTTGTTTTTAAGCCTCCATGAAGTAGGAGGAGTGGGGCCACATGATCCTAATCAGTGGGTGGGGGTTTAATCTCTTACATTGTGCtcttttcattcacacacatacatatgctAGTGATGGAAATTCAGTCTTTTTTCAGTGAGTCAGACCTCCGAGTACTCGGCTCAGCAATAAAAATTGTctctatctgtttatttttcacataatttCCAATCTCCATCTCCACCCCCctcaaaatacaaacaaacaaaaaacctgcTAAAAttgtttagatagatagatagatagatagatagatagatagatagatagatggatagatggatagatggatagatagatagatagatagatagatagatagatagatagatagatagatagagtgtgtgtgtgtgtgtgtgtgtgtgtgtgtgtgtgtgtgtgtttttgcaggaAATTTGACTTTCTCATACTtgaattgtttatttgtaaaagtgAGAGTTTAGTTGTTTGTGAATGACACATAACTAACACACATGAGTGTTTTTCTAGCACACAAGAACCACATAGATAGCTTTGATCCGCTTGTGGATTTTCCATTATGGTGCTTTCCTAATGccacttagatttttttttaagtgtgtgtgtacgtgttaGACAGCATGCTGAACGGAACAGAGTACAAAATGACCAATTggcttcttctttttccattAGATGTTTATTACAGCTTGATAAACAGAGCATTACATTCACAAAAGCATCAAAGCCTATCTTCCATGGACTGGTGACGTCCGGTGGTTTTAAAAGTGACACAACACAGTAGGCAGAAGAATTGTCAATACAAATGATCAAGGATCTGCCTATTAACTGCAATCAGCTCAGCTAcgtaatttttttgctttttgtctgAATTTGAGCGACTGACAGAAAATTTGTGGAAATTGGCAGTAATGTATTAGCAATATTTGTAGGATGTTAATCATGAACATCAAGTAACATTAAATTACCTGAAAATCCAAACATGTTTCTtgctttggttttgttttgataAATATGAAATTGCGTATGAATGATACCGACAGGAACTACGATAACAAGAAATTGGTGTGGACATAAGTGCAGGTATCCAAGACTTTATTAATGttggcaatcaaaacaaggaTTGAATGTAATCCAAGAACAAGGTGCAGGCAATGGTCATGTGATTAATGAACAACCTGAGCTAGAAAAGACATGGGCAAAACCATAATAACAATCGTACAGCTGCTTGGAAATGACTGGAACAAAGTGAAAGCAGAGCATATAATCCACAGCATAAAGGTGCAGTGAGGATGCTTATGTACCGTGTGTAattcagaggtgggaagtaaagaagtacaaatactttgttacatttacatttgcggcatttagcagacgcccttgtccagagcgacatacaaaaatgctttgagtctctagcaataaataaatatacactggttcgctagattacaaacttaatataaatattactctgtaactttgttattgtatttaagtacatttttctagtgtcagtactttacttcactttttatttttcggacaacattttacttttactcattaatttttttacacaaatatctgtactttcttaCCTTTTCTTACTGACTCGTTTTCATCTATTTGGTGACttgatcaatatttattttttttcattgcgcATTGTTTTCGaaccatcaacctatttcttgtcattgtgcggctttttcaacctaccactggtgtatcatttccttgCACCACAGATGTATGCTAACCTataaagctaacaatgagcaaggcagaaggcaacaagaagtatggagagtcagcgatgtaaacatgactgagaacagaaacatttttacttaagtacatataAGAGTCCATACTTCTTTatcttgagtgaaaaagtgtagtcattacttcagcttttaccagagtctttaaaAACATGAGCATTTGTACTTCTGCTTgaatgaaggatgtgtgtatttttttgccatctctggtgtAATTAACTCTAGGTGAGTGTCAGTAATTTTGTGAATGTTAATGTCTTTAAGTTGCTGTCAGTGGCAGCCATGATTGTTAGCAGCATTGTACTCCAGGGACTGGGGTTTAATGCTGAATCCATATGAAAACAGGCTGTAATTGTTGCATACAGTGTATACAGTGTAAATctcttttgcttgttttttttatcataaattcAGAATTTATCAGGATTCCTATTAATGTCTTATGAACTgctaatataaatgtatattttttccttttgagaAATATTGGGCTCCAACCTcttcatgtttaaatgtagcaCAGTTGGCATTTGTTTTATACttggatttttaaatatttggtttGCTAGACTTTGTGTGGTGAAACTACCATGGATCACCAATGTAATTTcttgttgtatttttgttttacttgacacacacacacaagtacaattttataaactcctttgttttaaaaaattatttttcattcattaactaaaaatgtaatcaattcacaaatacaacaaattatGGAATCTATTAAATCCACCATATCATAAAAACCTGCATTCTGTTAAATTGAACATATTTCAGTTTCAATCCATTTTCCTGGAACAATTTACTGGATCTTATTTCCTATAAAACAGAAGGAAGGCTACTATCCTAAGGTGTACTTCAGCCATTAACTGTTCGTATTAGTTGACTCTAGTAGACTTTAAGTGGGAACAAATTAAGGTAGTTTTAtctcatttcctgtttattgTGGTtccgatttatttatttattttttttatgtggaaaGTCACGTAGAGCACTTATATAGTCGTAGTGTACATTTAGGTCAAGATTGcttatggcttttttttatcaacTCAGTGTTTTCATTCTATACATCAGTAAGGAAGTAAAGGATGCTGTTTACACACAGTGTGCATTTTTTAGATTACTTTCAAAGCTGAAGAATTTTTGGTTTCATTACGGTGACAAATATTATATTCTTTCAAAAGCAGCAGACAATTTTCTCTTGTCTGTGTGTCACTGCCTCAATCTCACCATAATTAGCTGTTTGTTGAATCATTAAAGTCATTTATTAGCCTTgatgctttgtttagtccatttaactacacaagAAGCACTGTGCTTCCacatggaccattattactgatgcaccacatACTTAACTCTGCAGCGCTCTGGAAAGGTAAACACTGAAGACACTGCAGAataaaaatggaggaacatCTAGAAAACATTGAGGAgcaaggagaagattcaggccaaaaaaaaccccagaaagtTTCTAAAGTTTCAGATTATTTCAAACtaatacaaaaacacagtgCAGTGCATtggacttatttttttttttttaagtaatttgaaattgatttttataattttatttattacttttttatgtgttttatgtattttatgttaaattttcacagatattcttgtatgcaataaaatttatatttttctaaacatgaaacaaattacttgctaattttaagagacctgttttatttctctcttgtatatttagtattgctttttaataaagaaaagtaattTTTGTCTGATTACTCGATAAATattcgattactaaaataattgatagtTGCAGCCCTAGTTTGTTGAGTTTTACAAAGCATGCTGCAACTTAAAGTACgtatttacatttcacatttacatttatggcatttgtcagACCAATTTTGGGGgcattttgtcttcttttttccattctccTATATACAGTTTTGCATGGTGGGCCAAATCAAGGGTCACCATGGGCTGACTTTGCCCCCATGCCCTTGCTTGGGCATCTCTTGTCTTCACATTATATTTGATCTTTTTGGTAGTTTGTTACAGTGACTAAGATGCTTTAATGTCTTGACCTGGTCATTGAGTGTATATACAACATGACATGAATcgaattgtttttgttttagccCATACTCACATTAGTCTATTCCAAAAGGCCcaattattttcctatataGGGTTAAAAATCAGACATGATTGATTTGATGTTGCATGATGTTGCACAATTTCCTTTGGTTTGTTTACCACTACCTTGATCTCTCCATAATTAGCTCTTTGTAGAGTGTGACGAAGCAGGCTGTACCTGCATCGTGAAGTACGCATGTTCATAAAATTACAGAAaaagtttaattaatttatgttctttatatttattctatatttttgtAGCTTCagaatataacatgttaaatgttacattagaaatgatgtttgttttttccatgtCATATATTGCATGGTGGGtcaaatcaaaggtcaccacGGGCCAGCTTTAGCCCCGGCCTCTTGTTTGCGCATCTGTGCTCTatgcattatatttaatatctttGGGAGTTTATGACAATGATTAGGGTGCTTAATGCATTGGCTTAAAGACGATTCGCAAATTAGGTATGTGCATAAATCAATCTGTTTTCCTATTAAAGTGGTtgataagtgtatatataatgcgtaactgtatatttttctattttctccCATCCTCACGTTAGTCTATGCCAGGGATGCCCAAACTTTTTTCTATATAAGCCTAACAATTAAACTTGATTGATTTGAATTTGCATGAAAAGTAAagacaaatattatattatttcaaaatagCAGACAGTTGCCTACATTTTGTACATTAAACagtcaaatacatttatattttttatattacattttatgcaACTTTACCATAAAAGAATATATGTTATGGTATATTAGAAATGGAGATCTTTGCTAATGCAGTTTCTCATATATTGCATTAGCAAATGTCATCTGTGCATTACAGTGAATCTCTTTGGGAGTTGATGACAGTGACTAGGACGCAGACATCTGGATCACGTGATCGGTCACATGAGCAGCTCAGTTCCGCTGCAGTTCGGCCTGTAGgctcagacacagacacactctctTCTTCCAACAGCATTTACCGTTTATtagacaaataataaaaaaataaccatcATGCCTTTTTCGGAGTTATATTTTAACGTGGATAATGGTTATTTGGAAGGCCTTGTGAGAGGTTTTAAGGCTGGAATCCTCGCTCAGAGCGATTACCTGAACCTGGTACAGTGTGAAACACTTGAAGGTGAGCCTgaatattcataattatttgTGATTTCCGTCTTTTATACAAACCAGTGAcagtttttttcattaaaagtcTATTTTTAGTGCAGTACTTCAGACGCTTAGAATACGGTATGTCGCTAGCTAGCTACACAGCCGTGTGATGAGCTAGCATAAAACACTTAGTaagaaattaatatataattgcTCTCAAATGCATTAGGCTTttgatgtaaaatattttggtgtttcattaatattaaaaacggaaacaaaaacaacaaacaaaaaaagaatttctgCATCCATCACCACAGCGTTGTTAGCCAGTTAGCTAGGTCTGAGAGTCAGCTGACCGGTATGCTAGCGCGTTTATTTCACATACACGGCCCTTTTTATACATGTTAAGGACGAGTATGTATTTTGACAGCtattcacacacaaatcaaCGTATAAAACAATTCATTTTAGTATGTCCCTTTTGACTTGTGTTGGTCTGGCGGAAAAACAGCCATTTAAAGCGTTACTAGCTGGTCATGTGATGTACAGTAGGTATGCTGAATGATGCAGCTTACACAGCAAATTCTCACTATAACTCATTTATATCACAATCAGAaccaggtttattggccaagtgtgttgacacacacaaggaatttggttctaGCTGTTAGttactctcaaagtacagacataaataaaaactatacattcagcttggactatacaaggcaagacaatacagacaatgtgagacaatatagacagtatgagtattaaataggtCTTAATATCTGTAACAACTTAGATAGTTCCAATTTTTTCTTTAGTTAAACacgtgtaaaaatgttttatccaTGACACTACGTTACAAATAGTTTTTATGTTTCACCATATCTGATTTTCTCTGAGTcacatggatttatttttttcagcttcttAGTTTGCGGAACTGGAAACGGTTCTGTCACAATCTTGGAAAAGTTGCAAATTGTCTGAATCTTCTCTTTTAACGTGCAAACAGATTTTACCACTGCAAGGATATTGATGTTTAGGATATACTGTGTGGCGTAAATGCAGTGTAGGAACAAATGACATGAAACGATTTGAGATCTTTCAATAGAAATGGCAGACTGCaggttgtgtttttatatatatatatatatatatatatatatatatatatatatatatatatatatatatataaaaggaccTTCTGGATGACATTTAAACAGTGTCTTTAATAGTGTGCAGGAAAGCAGGCATTCTGAGCGTGTAGAGCATCTTCAGTGATCCTGGTCATTAAAAAAACGAAAACAAGATGCTTTGAATTGTGCCCACACAAAGCTTTGTGAGTGTGGACCAGAAAGAAGTATACCGAGATCCTATTGCATGTAGCTGTTCCTGTTCACACATTGGATTAACATCCGTCTCAGGTGATTTAATTACAAGTGGACATTTGAGACACATTCTTTATATACATGGCATCATGAATGCATCTCCTgtgactgctttttttttttttttatatatatatatataaattcatgaTGTTGGCCGCCTTCTGCAGATGAGACAATGAaagaagcttatatatatatatatatatatatatatatatatatatatatatatatatatatatatatatatata contains the following coding sequences:
- the LOC124380044 gene encoding agouti-related protein, whose translation is MLNVMIFGWLSLSTVRVASGLVRTNRLEVSHPSLRRTDTSFFPGISVQDSAPAVDTVQLRIDSMEEQLMVDPVSYDEDMADAVQLQRRGTRSPGRCIPHQQSCLGHQLPCCDSCDTCYCRFFKAFCYCRSMDHTCKHRRA